Proteins from a single region of Stigmatella erecta:
- a CDS encoding outer membrane beta-barrel domain-containing protein, translated as MRTILSFALLVSAAAQAQPLAPAGAVLVRSSLAVQAQGSETPPPSPAAPRHEMGSSVPEQSPAPEARPLSTGPAEPEAAAPPPASDMPADAPTVTVDESELRTTTAEQQRLVHGAPLYNPNVAVHIVQKKRFADEGQHEFSLYPVAVQVNGKFTNHLGSALHYTYHLQENFALQVAGQYNWYTDESDFNLELIDKVREQAQAASSLLLQWGAQVGVEVTPLYGKFAFYDNTLAQFSVVLNGGAGVGGTRHLIRPEVSNQVGGETFTVPARFGSAGNKFLGSVGGGFRLQLGDSYAVRLEVKDLIYTARVDRVDGCNLADFEQMESARVANAPFEGLPLSGGCKYQKFDGVDPKTRKNYREDIILGRDLVEEPSSDVLNNVSFYAGFSVLF; from the coding sequence ATGCGAACGATCCTGTCCTTCGCGCTCCTCGTGTCGGCGGCCGCCCAGGCGCAGCCCCTGGCCCCCGCTGGCGCCGTGCTCGTGCGCTCCTCCCTGGCGGTGCAGGCCCAGGGCTCGGAGACGCCTCCTCCTTCCCCCGCGGCGCCCCGGCATGAGATGGGCTCCAGCGTTCCCGAGCAGTCCCCCGCGCCCGAGGCGCGGCCGCTGTCCACCGGCCCGGCCGAGCCCGAGGCGGCGGCCCCGCCCCCGGCCTCGGACATGCCCGCGGATGCGCCCACGGTGACGGTGGATGAGTCCGAGCTGCGCACCACCACGGCCGAGCAGCAGCGGCTGGTGCACGGCGCGCCGCTGTACAACCCGAACGTGGCCGTCCACATCGTCCAGAAGAAGCGCTTCGCGGACGAGGGCCAGCACGAGTTCTCGCTCTACCCGGTGGCGGTGCAGGTGAACGGCAAGTTCACCAACCACCTGGGCAGCGCGCTCCACTACACGTACCACCTGCAGGAGAACTTCGCGCTCCAGGTGGCGGGCCAGTACAACTGGTACACCGACGAGAGCGACTTCAACCTGGAGCTCATCGACAAGGTGCGCGAGCAGGCCCAGGCCGCCTCGTCGCTGCTCTTGCAGTGGGGCGCGCAGGTGGGCGTGGAGGTGACGCCGCTCTACGGCAAGTTCGCCTTCTACGACAACACGCTCGCCCAGTTCAGCGTGGTGCTCAACGGCGGCGCGGGCGTGGGCGGCACCCGGCATCTAATCCGCCCCGAGGTGTCCAACCAGGTGGGGGGAGAGACCTTCACCGTGCCGGCGCGCTTCGGCTCCGCGGGCAACAAGTTCCTGGGCTCGGTGGGCGGCGGCTTCCGCCTGCAGCTGGGGGACTCGTACGCCGTGCGGCTGGAGGTGAAGGACCTCATCTACACCGCGCGCGTGGACCGCGTGGATGGGTGCAACCTGGCCGACTTCGAGCAGATGGAGTCCGCCCGGGTGGCCAACGCGCCCTTCGAGGGGCTGCCGCTCAGCGGCGGCTGCAAGTACCAGAAGTTCGACGGCGTGGACCCGAAGACCCGGAAGAACTACCGCGAGGACATCATCCTCGGCAGGGATCTGGTCGAGGAGCCCTCGTCGGATGTGCTCAACAACGTGAGCTTCTACGCCGGTTTCTCGGTGCTCTTCTGA
- a CDS encoding outer membrane beta-barrel domain-containing protein produces the protein MSTVRSLPVLAALTLALTAMSAAGQEELLEEAVVRNRLYRPAGNFELSPSVGVSFLTYLTAHYTFNVGLAYNLFDTLALEARGGYAFSRHTGLARSISESFLNREDKKVTDELEDLWRMNLHGVVGVRWAPVYGKLSLLADVPAHFQAYLWAGGGLASLKRESLIQCGQVVDRGLGICDDRTDPLDRSTAKERFWVTETRAAPVVSAAVGLRFFAFERHGVKLEIRDWIFRDDYRVELSRDEWEAGRETGVPATSPGLTHLVQFDIGYTFLF, from the coding sequence ATGTCGACCGTTCGTTCGCTTCCGGTCCTCGCCGCGCTCACCCTGGCCCTGACGGCCATGAGCGCCGCCGGGCAGGAAGAGCTGTTGGAGGAGGCCGTTGTCCGCAACCGGCTCTACCGCCCCGCGGGCAACTTTGAGCTGTCCCCCAGCGTGGGCGTCTCGTTCCTCACCTATTTGACGGCCCACTACACGTTCAACGTGGGGCTGGCCTACAACCTCTTTGACACGCTGGCGCTGGAGGCCCGGGGCGGCTACGCGTTCAGCCGCCACACGGGCCTGGCCCGCTCCATCTCCGAGAGCTTCTTGAACCGCGAGGACAAGAAGGTCACCGACGAGCTGGAGGACCTGTGGCGGATGAACCTCCACGGCGTGGTGGGCGTGCGCTGGGCGCCCGTGTACGGGAAGCTGTCGCTGCTGGCGGACGTGCCCGCGCACTTCCAGGCGTACCTGTGGGCCGGCGGCGGGCTGGCCTCGCTCAAGCGCGAGTCGCTGATCCAGTGCGGCCAGGTGGTGGACCGGGGCCTGGGCATCTGTGATGACCGGACGGATCCGCTGGACCGCTCCACGGCCAAGGAGCGCTTCTGGGTGACGGAGACCCGCGCGGCGCCGGTGGTGAGCGCGGCGGTGGGGTTGCGCTTCTTCGCCTTCGAGCGGCACGGCGTGAAGCTCGAGATCCGCGACTGGATCTTCCGGGATGACTACCGCGTGGAGCTGTCCCGGGACGAGTGGGAGGCGGGCCGCGAGACGGGCGTGCCGGCCACCAGCCCTGGCCTCACGCACCTGGTCCAGTTCGACATCGGTTACACCTTCCTCTTCTAA
- the rplC gene encoding 50S ribosomal protein L3 codes for MKGLIGKKIGMTQVFNDEGNLVPVTVVDVSTCQVVGKRTPEKDQYSAVTLGFGEIREKVLNQAQRGFFKKNNAGLRRHLKEFRVTPEDAAQFNVGDAVKADLFTKGQLVDVTGTTKGRGFSGVMRRWSFKGSQTKTHGTHEYQRHPGAIGQRKTPGRTYPNKKMPGHYGVEQVTTQNLTVVDVDTEKGLLLIKGAIPGHNDAIVYVRPSVKAALRAQHKAARG; via the coding sequence GTGAAGGGTCTGATTGGCAAGAAGATCGGCATGACCCAGGTGTTCAACGACGAGGGGAACCTCGTTCCGGTGACGGTCGTTGACGTCAGCACCTGCCAGGTGGTGGGCAAGCGGACGCCTGAGAAGGACCAGTACTCGGCGGTGACGCTGGGCTTCGGAGAGATCCGTGAGAAGGTCCTCAACCAGGCGCAGCGGGGCTTCTTCAAGAAGAACAACGCGGGCCTGCGCCGTCACCTGAAGGAGTTCCGGGTCACGCCCGAGGACGCGGCGCAGTTCAACGTGGGCGACGCCGTGAAGGCGGACCTGTTCACCAAGGGGCAGCTGGTGGACGTGACGGGCACCACGAAGGGCCGCGGCTTCTCGGGCGTCATGCGCCGCTGGAGCTTCAAGGGCTCGCAGACGAAGACCCACGGTACGCACGAGTACCAGCGTCACCCGGGCGCCATCGGTCAGCGTAAGACGCCGGGCCGCACCTACCCGAACAAGAAGATGCCGGGCCACTACGGCGTGGAGCAGGTGACGACCCAGAACCTGACCGTCGTGGACGTGGACACCGAGAAGGGGCTGCTGCTCATCAAGGGCGCCATCCCCGGCCACAACGACGCCATCGTGTACGTGCGCCCGAGCGTGAAGGCCGCGCTGCGCGCCCAGCACAAGGCCGCCCGCGGCTAA
- a CDS encoding HupE/UreJ family protein produces MRTERLAAPLALLLATGGALAHDADLIAAQAGRTQPGAPDVQSRLTMTAGTLGLLLSNGADPNGPRSPEDLAASHPAIALRIWDAAPIRTPEGPCVRTGHQAQLHEGRVVLTATFHCPPGPLWQTFGLLSALPAASQVVLSRPGEGPVGSRFVDARQPHVALPEEGTALGFSGWVGLGVKHILLGADHLAFLGVLLIGGGTLRRLVVLVTSFTVAHSLTLGAVVLGLLPLGARGERWAEVAIALSLLYVAGENLLVRTPRHRPVLTFGFGLVHGLGFASVLEGHGLGESVARGLLGFNLGVELGQAIMVLPLVPLLRLIQRRPAVHRWTMRVLSSAVLLMGINWLIERVG; encoded by the coding sequence ATGCGGACCGAACGACTCGCGGCGCCCCTCGCCCTGCTGCTGGCCACGGGCGGGGCGCTCGCGCACGACGCGGACCTCATCGCCGCGCAGGCGGGGCGCACCCAGCCGGGGGCCCCGGACGTCCAGTCACGGCTGACCATGACCGCCGGAACGCTGGGACTGTTGCTTTCCAATGGCGCTGATCCAAACGGCCCGCGCTCTCCGGAGGATCTGGCGGCGAGTCATCCAGCGATCGCCCTGCGAATCTGGGACGCGGCGCCGATCCGCACGCCCGAGGGGCCCTGTGTCCGGACCGGGCACCAGGCCCAGCTGCACGAGGGGCGCGTGGTGCTGACCGCCACCTTCCACTGTCCGCCGGGCCCGCTGTGGCAGACCTTTGGGCTGCTCTCCGCCTTGCCCGCCGCCTCTCAGGTGGTGCTGAGCCGTCCAGGCGAAGGACCGGTGGGGTCCCGTTTCGTGGATGCCCGCCAGCCCCACGTGGCGCTCCCCGAGGAGGGGACGGCGCTGGGATTCAGTGGCTGGGTGGGCCTGGGGGTGAAGCACATCCTGCTAGGAGCCGATCACCTCGCCTTCCTGGGGGTGCTGCTGATCGGGGGCGGCACGCTCCGGCGCCTCGTCGTCCTGGTGACGTCCTTCACCGTGGCCCACTCGCTCACGCTGGGGGCGGTGGTGCTGGGCCTCCTGCCCCTGGGGGCGCGGGGGGAGCGCTGGGCCGAGGTGGCCATCGCCCTGTCCCTCCTCTATGTCGCGGGAGAGAACCTCCTGGTGCGCACCCCGCGCCACCGGCCTGTCCTCACGTTTGGCTTTGGACTGGTGCACGGACTGGGCTTTGCCAGCGTATTGGAGGGCCATGGCCTGGGCGAGTCCGTGGCGCGGGGGCTGCTAGGCTTCAACCTGGGCGTGGAGCTGGGCCAGGCGATTATGGTTTTGCCGTTAGTCCCGCTCTTGCGGCTGATTCAACGCCGGCCAGCCGTTCATCGCTGGACGATGAGGGTGCTCTCCAGTGCGGTTTTGTTGATGGGCATAAACTGGTTGATCGAGCGGGTCGGTTGA
- a CDS encoding lmo0937 family membrane protein — protein sequence MFWTMSIILFVLWGMGMVTGSTEGLWVHLLLVFAVTALILAVARQGRRRLVG from the coding sequence GTGTTCTGGACGATGAGCATCATCCTGTTTGTGTTGTGGGGCATGGGGATGGTGACCGGCTCTACGGAAGGTCTTTGGGTCCACCTGCTGCTCGTCTTCGCGGTGACGGCCCTCATCCTCGCGGTGGCCCGGCAAGGGCGGCGGAGGCTGGTCGGATGA
- a CDS encoding lytic transglycosylase domain-containing protein, giving the protein MQRWTVAVAAASMLAGLAVPGFPSKLPDSAVGETPEIAELRVQLAERESALREAEARLKEYQDEVFYAEAARLGVTEAVKASGLPLRQQRRVAVAIVREAERNSVDPMLVVALIRCESSFNNYAVSGVGAMGLMQVMPGTGTHLADKAGFRLGRSTNLFDAETNIELGTAYLADLIRRFGTVEQALVAYNAGPGLARRILAKHEVRKKFMAGYPAKVVGEFRKLKAKQERELTLRAQQQTEGSKS; this is encoded by the coding sequence ATGCAACGGTGGACGGTGGCGGTGGCGGCGGCGTCGATGCTGGCAGGGCTGGCGGTCCCAGGCTTCCCTTCGAAGTTGCCGGACAGCGCGGTGGGCGAGACCCCGGAGATCGCGGAGCTGCGCGTGCAGCTCGCGGAACGGGAGAGCGCGCTCCGGGAGGCCGAGGCCCGGCTGAAGGAGTACCAGGACGAGGTGTTCTACGCGGAGGCGGCGCGGCTGGGGGTCACCGAGGCGGTGAAGGCCTCGGGCCTGCCCCTGCGGCAGCAGCGGCGGGTGGCGGTGGCCATCGTCCGCGAGGCGGAGCGCAACAGCGTCGACCCGATGCTCGTCGTCGCGCTCATCCGCTGCGAGAGTTCATTCAACAACTATGCGGTGTCCGGCGTGGGGGCCATGGGGCTGATGCAGGTGATGCCGGGCACCGGCACGCACCTGGCGGACAAGGCCGGGTTCCGGCTGGGGCGCTCCACCAACCTCTTCGACGCCGAGACGAACATCGAGCTGGGCACCGCCTACCTGGCGGACCTCATCCGGCGCTTCGGCACCGTGGAGCAGGCGCTGGTGGCCTACAACGCGGGGCCGGGCCTGGCCCGCCGCATCCTCGCCAAGCACGAGGTGCGCAAGAAGTTCATGGCCGGGTACCCCGCCAAGGTCGTGGGCGAATTCCGGAAGCTCAAGGCAAAGCAGGAGCGCGAGCTGACCCTGCGTGCTCAGCAGCAGACGGAAGGCAGCAAGAGCTGA
- a CDS encoding STAS domain-containing protein yields MAGLQIHQEELSGRVTLRLEGTLDWRTAVQLRHSLEGLGTQEVVLDFTHLREFKDTAVGVLTGELTSRKVQLRGLAGHHERMFRYFGVSTGSTPRAYYTPEEVLA; encoded by the coding sequence ATGGCGGGACTGCAGATCCACCAGGAAGAGTTGTCGGGGCGCGTCACCCTCCGTCTCGAGGGGACTTTGGACTGGCGCACGGCGGTGCAACTGCGCCACTCGCTCGAGGGGCTGGGCACTCAGGAAGTGGTGCTGGACTTCACGCACCTGCGTGAATTCAAGGATACCGCAGTGGGCGTGCTCACCGGGGAGCTGACCTCGCGCAAGGTGCAACTGCGCGGCCTGGCCGGCCACCACGAGCGGATGTTCCGGTATTTCGGGGTCAGCACCGGCAGTACGCCGCGGGCCTACTACACGCCCGAGGAAGTGCTGGCCTAG
- a CDS encoding AAA family ATPase produces MNPPVRALVAAPTADTARQVMERLSAHLSRAVQGKETQARLTVTSVIAGGHVLLEDVPGVGKTTLAEALARACGLSFSRIQFTADLMPTDILGSQVFHAASATFTFRQGPIFRQLVLADELNRAPPRTQSALLEGMAHGQVSMDGSTWPLPAPFTVVATQNPVDLNGTYPLPDSQLDRFLMRLSLGHPAPDVEARLLTTQGRPIALDTLEAVTGPEELISLRAFAAGLRMDDAVAEYIVRLARATREHGDIERGASTRAVLAVGGAARAHALWDGRDFVTPGDVRAVLVPCLAHRLMLRSNMQGPAAREEAAHLLEELARKVVAPR; encoded by the coding sequence ATGAATCCTCCTGTCCGCGCCCTCGTCGCCGCCCCTACTGCCGATACCGCACGCCAGGTCATGGAGCGCCTCTCTGCCCATCTGTCCCGGGCGGTGCAGGGCAAGGAGACCCAGGCCCGCCTCACCGTCACCAGCGTCATCGCCGGGGGCCATGTGCTCCTGGAGGACGTGCCGGGTGTGGGAAAGACGACACTCGCCGAGGCGCTCGCACGGGCCTGTGGGCTGAGCTTCTCCCGCATCCAGTTCACCGCCGACCTGATGCCCACCGACATCCTGGGCTCCCAGGTGTTTCACGCGGCGAGCGCCACCTTCACCTTCCGGCAGGGGCCCATCTTCCGGCAGCTCGTCCTGGCCGACGAGCTCAACCGGGCCCCTCCCCGCACCCAGTCCGCGTTGCTGGAGGGCATGGCCCATGGCCAGGTGTCCATGGATGGCTCCACCTGGCCGCTGCCCGCCCCTTTCACCGTGGTGGCCACCCAGAACCCGGTGGACCTCAACGGCACCTATCCCCTGCCGGACTCCCAGCTGGACCGCTTCCTCATGCGGCTGTCGCTGGGCCACCCCGCCCCGGACGTGGAGGCCCGGCTGCTCACCACCCAGGGACGCCCCATCGCCCTGGACACGCTGGAGGCCGTCACCGGCCCCGAGGAGCTGATCAGCCTGCGCGCGTTCGCCGCCGGGTTGCGGATGGATGACGCGGTGGCCGAGTACATCGTCCGGCTGGCGCGGGCCACCCGGGAGCATGGCGACATCGAGCGGGGCGCCTCCACCCGCGCGGTGCTGGCGGTGGGCGGCGCGGCGCGCGCCCATGCCCTGTGGGACGGGCGGGACTTCGTCACCCCGGGGGATGTGCGGGCGGTGCTGGTGCCGTGCCTGGCGCACCGGCTGATGCTGCGCAGCAACATGCAGGGGCCCGCGGCCCGCGAGGAGGCCGCCCACCTGCTCGAGGAACTCGCCCGGAAGGTGGTGGCGCCCCGGTGA
- a CDS encoding DUF58 domain-containing protein gives MTFRPLAGWARLRARLRPPFTLKVTRVGRTYLVVTFGVGLGALNTGNNLLYLLLGLLLAMVVVSGVLSERCLRHLDIRRLGSESAFAGEPFAYRWALTRRRGAAFALSLSEEATPLTGEGRVGYLPTGAEYTVRADLQAPGRGPLRLSGVRVTTTWPLGLFAKTRVFAQEGLLLVYPRRGYACTLPGEARVGAFGDASSPRRHDGAGDVAGLRELAPGEDARRVHWLKSAGAGKLLKVEREREERRTFVLKVEPGLEGDALERRCEEVAALSHQLLEAGHEVGLETGTGRLPPAAGGHQERRILRALAWLGFEALAPERPEEAA, from the coding sequence GTGACGTTCCGCCCGCTGGCTGGCTGGGCGCGGCTCCGGGCCCGGCTCCGTCCCCCCTTCACCCTGAAGGTGACGCGTGTGGGGCGCACCTACCTGGTGGTGACGTTCGGCGTGGGCCTGGGCGCGCTCAACACGGGCAACAACCTCCTGTACCTGCTCCTGGGCCTGCTGCTGGCCATGGTGGTGGTGTCCGGTGTGCTGTCCGAGCGGTGCCTGCGGCACCTGGACATCCGCCGGCTGGGCTCCGAGTCGGCCTTCGCGGGCGAGCCCTTCGCCTACCGGTGGGCGCTCACCCGGCGCCGGGGGGCCGCGTTCGCCCTGAGCTTGTCCGAGGAGGCCACGCCCCTCACGGGGGAGGGGCGCGTGGGCTACCTGCCCACGGGCGCCGAGTACACCGTGCGCGCCGACCTCCAGGCCCCCGGGCGCGGCCCCCTGCGGTTGAGCGGCGTGCGCGTCACCACCACCTGGCCCCTGGGGCTCTTCGCCAAGACGCGCGTGTTCGCGCAGGAGGGCCTGCTGCTCGTCTACCCGCGCCGGGGCTATGCGTGCACCCTGCCCGGCGAGGCCCGGGTGGGCGCGTTCGGAGACGCCAGCAGCCCTCGCCGCCACGATGGCGCGGGCGATGTGGCGGGCCTGCGCGAGCTCGCCCCGGGAGAGGATGCCCGGCGCGTGCACTGGCTCAAGAGCGCCGGGGCCGGCAAGCTCCTCAAGGTGGAGCGCGAGCGCGAGGAGCGCCGGACCTTCGTCCTCAAGGTGGAGCCCGGCCTGGAGGGCGACGCCCTGGAGCGGCGCTGCGAGGAGGTGGCGGCCCTGTCCCACCAGCTCCTCGAGGCGGGCCACGAGGTGGGCCTGGAGACGGGAACGGGCCGCCTTCCCCCCGCGGCCGGCGGCCACCAGGAGCGCCGCATCCTCCGCGCCCTGGCGTGGCTCGGCTTCGAGGCGCTGGCCCCGGAGCGCCCCGAGGAGGCGGCATGA
- a CDS encoding transglutaminase TgpA family protein, giving the protein MTGARLRLLLRDLGAGAAFASMAVSGQLPGWTLALFGLALGSALLGWRLFAHRTKATAALLLGLGSVLAASVYAGHVDLVVAACAFAGLIAGHRMLSTPEPRTDGQVQLAGLLMVAGGAALSGELGFAFFLVAFGTLASLSMGLGVVEGSVPPGEPVPVRAVVRPLSLGILFAVCGAAAFFLLFPRLNWNMAARRASPGLGATTGLADTVRLGGEGTLKSNPRVVLRAHLTPDPLRERLDAYWLARTYDTFDGQEWTNVGKPKPPRPRVTLRHGGEHSTHQRVELLPAYGGNTLVALETPTRLGNALVHSALGSQRTSLLELGGGEVRFQVPGVAYSYEATSLPPEMDATTPMSPPERAQLLALPEGLDPRVAALAQGVLQGEKDPEAAARKLAAFLQREYAYTLELSGDVDEPLLDFLFVRKAGHCEHFATALTLLLRTQGFSARLASGFFGGERVDGGYVVRAGDAHAWTHVLVPGRGFVTVDATPPANRSSQSLAVLELLTGLYEALETRWRSTVIDFSLRDQMTMAQNLVRPPRGPRRDTLRLPPARIWGLALAAGLATYAVWQWLARRSSAPRPHQATHLADAVERLLREAGVRMREGEALEELTARLTRERSTLAAPLAPLTRRYLEARFGQRPLLPGETEQLLSPLRQVLSTRRAS; this is encoded by the coding sequence ATGACCGGCGCCCGGCTGCGGCTGCTCCTCCGGGACCTGGGCGCCGGGGCGGCCTTCGCCTCCATGGCCGTGTCCGGGCAGCTCCCCGGGTGGACGCTGGCGCTCTTTGGCCTCGCGCTGGGCAGCGCGCTGCTGGGCTGGCGCCTCTTTGCCCACCGCACGAAGGCCACCGCGGCGCTGCTGCTGGGCCTGGGCAGCGTGCTCGCCGCCTCGGTGTACGCGGGCCACGTGGACCTGGTGGTGGCCGCGTGCGCCTTCGCGGGGCTCATCGCCGGCCACCGGATGCTGTCCACGCCAGAGCCCCGCACGGATGGACAGGTGCAGCTCGCGGGCCTGCTGATGGTGGCCGGCGGGGCGGCCCTGTCCGGTGAGCTGGGCTTCGCCTTCTTCCTGGTGGCCTTCGGCACGCTGGCCAGCCTCTCCATGGGGCTGGGGGTGGTGGAGGGCAGCGTGCCCCCGGGCGAGCCCGTCCCCGTGCGCGCGGTGGTGCGGCCCCTGAGCCTCGGCATCCTCTTCGCGGTGTGTGGCGCGGCGGCCTTCTTCCTGCTCTTCCCCCGGCTGAACTGGAACATGGCCGCGCGGCGCGCCTCGCCGGGGCTGGGGGCCACCACGGGCCTGGCGGACACGGTGCGCCTGGGCGGCGAAGGCACCCTCAAGAGCAACCCCCGGGTGGTGCTGCGGGCCCACCTCACCCCGGACCCGCTCCGGGAGCGGCTCGACGCCTACTGGCTGGCCCGCACCTACGACACCTTCGACGGCCAGGAGTGGACGAACGTCGGCAAGCCCAAGCCGCCCCGCCCCCGGGTGACGCTGCGGCACGGGGGCGAGCACTCCACCCACCAGCGCGTCGAGCTGCTGCCCGCGTACGGGGGCAACACGCTGGTGGCGCTGGAGACGCCCACGCGCCTGGGCAATGCCCTGGTGCACTCGGCCCTGGGCAGCCAGCGCACCTCGCTGCTGGAGCTGGGCGGCGGCGAAGTGCGCTTCCAGGTGCCCGGCGTCGCCTACAGCTACGAGGCCACCAGCCTTCCCCCGGAGATGGACGCCACCACGCCCATGAGCCCCCCCGAGCGGGCCCAGCTCCTGGCGCTGCCCGAGGGCCTGGACCCGCGCGTGGCGGCGCTGGCCCAGGGGGTGCTCCAGGGAGAGAAGGATCCGGAGGCCGCGGCGCGAAAGCTGGCCGCCTTCCTGCAACGCGAGTACGCCTACACGCTGGAGCTGTCCGGCGACGTGGACGAGCCCCTGCTGGACTTCCTCTTCGTCCGCAAGGCGGGCCACTGCGAGCACTTCGCCACCGCGCTCACCCTGCTGCTGCGCACCCAGGGCTTCTCCGCGCGGCTGGCCTCGGGCTTCTTCGGGGGCGAGCGCGTGGACGGCGGCTATGTGGTCCGCGCGGGCGATGCCCACGCCTGGACCCACGTGCTGGTGCCCGGCCGGGGCTTCGTCACCGTGGACGCCACGCCGCCCGCGAACCGCTCCAGCCAGAGCCTGGCGGTGCTGGAGCTTCTCACGGGCCTCTATGAGGCCCTGGAGACGCGCTGGCGCTCCACCGTCATCGACTTCTCCTTGAGAGACCAGATGACGATGGCGCAGAACCTCGTCCGCCCCCCGCGCGGCCCCCGCCGGGACACCCTGCGGCTGCCCCCGGCGCGCATCTGGGGCCTGGCGCTCGCCGCGGGGCTGGCCACCTACGCCGTGTGGCAGTGGCTGGCCCGGCGGTCCTCCGCCCCCCGGCCGCACCAGGCCACGCACCTGGCCGACGCCGTGGAGCGCCTGCTGCGCGAGGCCGGGGTGCGCATGCGCGAGGGCGAGGCCCTGGAGGAGCTCACCGCGCGGCTGACGCGGGAGCGCTCCACGCTGGCGGCCCCGCTGGCGCCCCTCACGCGGCGCTACCTCGAGGCCCGCTTTGGCCAGCGTCCCCTTCTGCCCGGGGAGACCGAGCAGCTCCTGAGCCCCTTGCGCCAGGTGTTGAGCACACGCCGGGCGTCCTGA
- a CDS encoding RNA polymerase factor sigma-32: MQISNDPSSNSGSLTMYLSEINHYGLLSVEEEQALARKFIQGDLAAGHRLVTSNLRFVVKVSYEYRSYGIKMSDLIQEGNIGLMKAVQKFDPDKGIRLISYAVWWIRAYIQNYILKSWSLVKLGTTQAQRKLFFSLARTRRELEKFGAGDGAVVNVDEIATKLNVKASEVREMEQRMGGRDLSLDAPMGEDGGNSHVDFVASATAPQDDEFADKEEAGLITNRVQTALMRLDPRERFIIEQRVMNERPMTLKELGEHFGFSRERARQLEIRAKDKLKAELAALMAEVDPDAAASLQ; this comes from the coding sequence ATGCAGATCTCCAACGACCCGTCGTCCAACTCTGGCTCCTTGACGATGTACCTCTCGGAGATCAACCACTACGGGTTGCTGTCCGTCGAGGAGGAGCAGGCGTTGGCCCGGAAGTTCATCCAGGGCGACCTCGCGGCGGGCCACCGGTTGGTCACCTCCAACCTTCGCTTCGTGGTGAAGGTTTCCTACGAATACCGCTCTTACGGCATCAAGATGAGCGACCTCATCCAAGAGGGGAATATCGGCCTGATGAAGGCGGTGCAGAAGTTCGATCCCGACAAGGGCATCCGCCTCATCTCCTACGCGGTGTGGTGGATCCGCGCGTACATCCAGAACTACATCCTCAAGAGCTGGTCGCTGGTGAAGCTCGGCACCACCCAGGCCCAGCGGAAGCTGTTCTTCAGCCTGGCGCGCACCCGCCGCGAGCTGGAGAAGTTCGGCGCTGGGGACGGCGCGGTGGTCAACGTCGATGAGATCGCCACCAAGCTCAACGTGAAGGCCTCGGAAGTGCGCGAGATGGAGCAGCGCATGGGCGGGCGGGACTTGTCCCTGGATGCGCCCATGGGCGAGGACGGCGGCAACAGCCACGTGGACTTCGTGGCGAGCGCCACCGCGCCGCAGGACGACGAGTTCGCCGACAAGGAGGAGGCGGGCCTCATCACCAACCGCGTGCAGACGGCCCTCATGCGGCTGGACCCGCGCGAGCGATTCATCATCGAGCAGCGCGTCATGAACGAGCGGCCCATGACGCTCAAGGAGCTGGGCGAGCACTTCGGCTTCTCGCGCGAGCGCGCCCGCCAGCTGGAGATCCGCGCCAAGGACAAGCTCAAGGCGGAGCTGGCGGCGCTGATGGCCGAGGTGGACCCGGACGCCGCGGCGTCCCTCCAGTAA